In Campylobacterota bacterium, one DNA window encodes the following:
- the dnaB gene encoding replicative DNA helicase, whose amino-acid sequence MPHAPQSKKDRQKFSLSDVGGKNIPTNIEAEKAVLAAILLNDENLTLVSDILKPHHFYSYAHQVIYQAIIELAQENKRIDLLVLQDLLATKNNLEAVGGIPYLMELQENIPALGLIAQHAAIVKDKSTLRELISTASEIIQHCYEQKVDEIDEVLDFAEKKVFQISNNLTIPTFVKLDAVLKKTFQQLAEVKTCREGVTGVPSGFTHFDMMTSGMQRGDLLILAARPSMGKTALALNMALSAWNSGAPVAIFSLEMSAEQLVLRMLSTQSGIAHQKIRNAMVSSEEWMTLTNTAAKLAEAGIFIDDTATINIMELRAKARKLKAQENIGLIIIDYLQLIGSHQRFENRTQEISAISRGLKALAKELDVPVLACSQLSRSLETRMDKRPMLSDLRESGAIEQDGDVIFFIYRDVVYNPDTEHPDLTEIIIGKQRNGPVGSFYANFKGDIAQFVDIADEQALI is encoded by the coding sequence ATGCCTCATGCCCCCCAAAGCAAAAAGGATAGGCAGAAGTTTTCATTGTCCGATGTTGGTGGGAAAAATATACCCACTAACATCGAGGCAGAAAAGGCAGTATTGGCAGCGATACTGCTTAATGATGAAAATTTGACGCTTGTCTCGGACATCTTAAAACCACATCATTTTTACAGTTATGCCCATCAGGTTATTTATCAAGCAATTATTGAACTTGCTCAAGAAAACAAGCGCATAGATTTGTTGGTATTGCAAGACTTGCTTGCAACAAAAAATAATCTTGAAGCAGTTGGCGGTATCCCATACCTTATGGAGCTTCAAGAAAATATACCTGCTCTTGGCCTTATTGCCCAGCACGCGGCAATCGTAAAAGATAAGTCAACATTGCGAGAGCTTATTAGTACAGCATCGGAAATTATACAACACTGCTATGAGCAAAAAGTAGACGAAATTGATGAAGTGCTTGATTTTGCAGAAAAAAAAGTATTCCAGATTTCAAACAACCTGACCATTCCCACCTTTGTCAAACTTGACGCGGTACTAAAAAAAACTTTTCAGCAGCTGGCTGAAGTCAAAACATGCCGCGAGGGTGTGACTGGGGTTCCCAGTGGGTTTACTCATTTTGACATGATGACTTCGGGTATGCAGCGGGGCGACCTGCTTATTTTGGCAGCCCGACCGTCAATGGGTAAAACGGCCTTAGCACTTAATATGGCGCTTAGCGCTTGGAACAGTGGCGCACCAGTTGCCATCTTTTCTTTGGAAATGTCTGCCGAACAACTAGTCTTGCGTATGTTATCGACCCAGTCAGGCATTGCCCATCAAAAGATTCGTAATGCCATGGTTAGCTCTGAGGAGTGGATGACTTTAACAAATACGGCTGCCAAACTGGCAGAAGCCGGTATTTTCATTGATGATACCGCCACCATCAACATTATGGAGCTTCGAGCAAAGGCAAGAAAGCTAAAAGCTCAAGAAAATATAGGTCTTATCATTATTGACTATCTACAACTTATTGGTTCACACCAGCGGTTTGAGAATCGGACACAAGAAATATCGGCAATTTCTCGAGGGCTTAAGGCGCTGGCCAAGGAACTTGATGTACCCGTTTTGGCTTGTTCACAGTTGTCGCGTTCCCTTGAAACCAGGATGGACAAGCGACCTATGCTTTCTGACCTTCGTGAGTCGGGAGCTATCGAACAAGATGGCGATGTTATCTTTTTCATCTATCGGGATGTGGTCTATAATCCTGATACCGAACATCCTGATTTGACCGAAATCATTATTGGCAAACAGCGCAACGGACCCGTTGGTTCGTTTTACGCAAACTTCAAAGGAGACATTGCTCAGTTTGTAGACATTGCAGACGAGCAAGCGCTCATTTAA
- a CDS encoding crossover junction endodeoxyribonuclease RuvC: MEKVKTSCITLGVDPGFSVTGFGVMQRKPNGVQLLDCGYLKMRSSDSLVRRTGIFYHFFKDKIEQLHISHIALETPFLGKNAQTFLKLGYLRGILYLLADQHQIPTSEFAPKQVKTTVTGFGGASKDQVALMVHRLFPNLHQKFLISKNDITDALAVCLCGVWTEQAYSNIAKNYM; this comes from the coding sequence GTGGAAAAGGTCAAAACCTCATGTATTACCCTAGGGGTTGACCCGGGTTTTTCGGTTACGGGTTTTGGGGTAATGCAAAGAAAGCCAAATGGGGTTCAACTCCTTGATTGTGGTTACCTCAAAATGCGTTCATCGGATTCGCTTGTTAGGCGGACTGGAATATTTTACCATTTCTTCAAAGACAAAATTGAACAACTTCACATTTCTCACATAGCACTCGAGACTCCATTTTTGGGAAAGAATGCCCAGACATTTTTGAAGTTGGGGTACTTACGTGGAATCTTATACCTGCTTGCCGACCAACATCAAATTCCAACTTCCGAGTTTGCCCCCAAACAGGTCAAGACAACCGTCACCGGTTTTGGGGGTGCAAGTAAGGACCAAGTTGCCTTGATGGTGCACCGGTTGTTTCCAAACTTACACCAAAAATTTCTCATCTCAAAAAACGATATAACTGATGCGCTTGCAGTTTGTCTGTGTGGTGTTTGGACTGAGCAGGCGTATTCCAATATAGCAAAAAACTACATGTAA
- a CDS encoding prepilin-type N-terminal cleavage/methylation domain-containing protein has translation MIVRGRCGFTLIELICYMVLLTSFVVMMYLFLSRSYQQGTSVVVNASKHLEYGMVSDLIYRDILGASCFLRDWDFEYNIFKKKVLNHQGGVTTVCVGWATKPYGFARSQGEYDFSRCVWNKRSVGVVKADCAVCKFQPQLDSKTRHIKAIDVVITDKKGTVIRQTVSLRNRIVL, from the coding sequence ATGATTGTACGTGGTCGGTGTGGTTTTACGCTCATTGAGCTTATATGCTATATGGTATTACTGACAAGTTTTGTGGTTATGATGTATCTATTTTTGAGCAGAAGCTATCAACAGGGGACTTCGGTTGTTGTAAATGCTAGCAAGCACCTTGAGTATGGCATGGTTAGTGACCTCATCTATCGGGATATTCTTGGTGCATCATGCTTTTTGCGAGATTGGGACTTTGAGTACAATATTTTTAAAAAAAAAGTTTTGAATCACCAGGGCGGGGTAACGACTGTGTGCGTTGGATGGGCTACTAAGCCATACGGATTTGCTCGAAGTCAGGGTGAATATGATTTTTCTCGTTGTGTTTGGAATAAGCGGTCTGTTGGTGTTGTTAAGGCTGATTGTGCCGTGTGTAAGTTTCAGCCCCAATTGGACAGTAAAACACGCCATATTAAAGCAATTGATGTTGTTATCACCGACAAAAAGGGTACTGTCATTCGACAAACGGTATCTTTGCGTAATCGAATAGTGTTATGA
- the recF gene encoding DNA replication and repair protein RecF (All proteins in this family for which functions are known are DNA-binding proteins that assist the filamentation of RecA onto DNA for the initiation of recombination or recombinational repair.), producing the protein MFVNTLTLKNFRCFTEKTFEFDRKCVVIEGLNGSGKTSILEALHYCCYLRSFRTHVQRELINLNNDYFFVTINAQADNGLETNAIKIGYNQREGKVVKLNDKAATSYKDLITHYRLITLTAGDLQLIHGAPELRRDFLSYALLLQDPSLLPVFKRYRQIMQQRNKMLADAHRTRAAVKYSDQIEVWSQKLWEESFAICDQRTHYLEQLGQVINQLLEQYFTNDNTGLSASLTYKHKQAYGQNFTSFWPAYRDKQLHRELALERSLFGAHLDDFLVTFQDKNARTYGSRGQQKLLTLLLKIAQLKLLCDQGLSSILLLDDFMTDFDQNYLARCLQLLYDLPGQFFVTVPAITTPVQQLLASKDCQFIKID; encoded by the coding sequence GTGTTTGTTAATACGCTTACGCTAAAAAATTTTCGTTGTTTTACCGAAAAAACATTTGAGTTTGATCGTAAATGTGTTGTTATTGAGGGTCTGAACGGGTCTGGTAAAACCAGCATTTTGGAAGCATTACACTACTGTTGTTATCTTCGCTCGTTCAGAACACATGTACAACGAGAGCTGATCAATCTTAACAATGACTATTTTTTTGTTACCATTAATGCACAGGCCGATAATGGCTTGGAAACAAACGCCATAAAGATCGGTTATAATCAACGTGAGGGCAAAGTTGTCAAACTCAATGACAAAGCAGCAACCTCATATAAAGATCTTATAACTCATTACCGGCTCATCACACTCACTGCAGGTGATCTGCAGCTTATTCACGGCGCACCTGAGTTGCGCCGTGACTTTTTAAGTTATGCCTTGCTCTTACAAGACCCAAGCTTACTGCCTGTTTTTAAGCGTTACAGGCAAATCATGCAACAACGTAACAAAATGCTTGCTGATGCACACCGAACACGAGCCGCAGTCAAGTATAGCGATCAGATTGAGGTGTGGAGCCAAAAGCTCTGGGAAGAGTCATTTGCTATCTGCGACCAGCGTACGCATTACCTTGAACAGCTTGGCCAGGTTATTAACCAGCTTCTTGAGCAATATTTTACTAATGACAATACGGGGCTTTCGGCTAGCTTGACCTACAAACACAAGCAAGCATATGGGCAAAATTTCACTTCTTTCTGGCCTGCATACCGCGATAAACAGCTGCATCGAGAACTTGCACTTGAGCGCAGTTTATTTGGGGCACATTTAGACGACTTTTTAGTAACGTTTCAAGACAAAAATGCCCGTACCTACGGCTCACGTGGCCAACAAAAATTACTTACACTTTTACTTAAAATTGCTCAGCTAAAGCTACTTTGCGACCAAGGGCTTTCAAGCATTTTGCTTCTTGACGATTTTATGACTGATTTTGACCAAAACTACCTTGCCCGCTGCCTACAACTTTTGTACGACTTACCTGGCCAGTTCTTTGTCACAGTGCCAGCTATTACCACACCAGTCCAACAGCTACTTGCAAGCAAAGACTGTCAGTTTATTAAGATTGATTAA
- a CDS encoding ABC transporter permease, translating into MIKVCFLGIFIGTFSLMLTLIITNGFEKVISEKMQGLNAQIILSSPGNRLDYLQLSSVLKREFFDNIQAISGSSIKQALLEQDEQHTVLFLKGIDPVNEGNVTSFNSKITHPKQATLQALINENNLFIGHRTASDKGLSVGDDITLLIPEPGGKKKINLRKKQCKVGGIFNVGLEEYDSNFAFIDLETFNELFDQQGVETITLKLAQPQLIFPQLNTITQLISRSWWKDVYLWVQNRLTQSLWPEQHEQQVVNKLKQRFPRLQINTWKDLYPSLASSLKLEKYVSFFVLALITLVACMNMVSLLFMHIEQKRPDIALLKTIGMSHTHIRSIFIRIGLSITLFASSLGLACAAIAGYCLQAYPFIKLPDVYFVSHLPARMDCEIFVVVFLATLLLGFLATWLPAQRATKINVTQVLRHE; encoded by the coding sequence ATGATAAAGGTATGTTTTCTAGGTATTTTTATCGGGACTTTTTCGTTAATGCTCACCCTAATAATCACCAATGGCTTTGAAAAAGTTATCAGCGAAAAAATGCAAGGCCTTAATGCGCAAATTATCTTATCATCACCAGGTAATCGCCTTGACTACTTACAGCTCAGTTCAGTGCTTAAGCGGGAATTTTTTGACAATATTCAAGCCATTAGCGGTAGCAGTATCAAGCAGGCACTTTTAGAGCAAGATGAGCAACACACCGTTCTTTTTTTAAAGGGAATAGATCCTGTCAATGAGGGCAACGTTACCTCGTTCAACAGCAAAATCACGCATCCCAAGCAAGCAACACTGCAAGCGTTGATTAATGAGAACAACCTATTTATAGGCCATCGAACAGCAAGCGATAAAGGCTTATCGGTGGGAGATGATATCACTCTGCTCATTCCTGAGCCCGGCGGAAAAAAGAAAATTAACTTACGGAAAAAACAATGCAAGGTAGGCGGTATTTTTAACGTTGGTCTAGAAGAATATGACAGCAATTTTGCTTTTATAGATCTTGAAACATTCAATGAACTCTTTGACCAACAAGGCGTTGAAACCATCACTCTCAAGTTAGCACAGCCACAACTTATCTTCCCACAACTCAATACTATAACCCAACTCATTTCACGCTCATGGTGGAAAGATGTTTATCTCTGGGTCCAAAATCGATTGACACAATCCCTATGGCCAGAGCAACATGAACAACAAGTCGTAAACAAGCTAAAACAACGCTTCCCCCGCCTACAAATCAACACATGGAAAGACTTATACCCATCGCTGGCATCATCGCTCAAGCTTGAAAAATATGTGAGCTTTTTTGTGCTTGCGCTCATCACGCTTGTCGCATGTATGAATATGGTCTCACTGCTGTTTATGCATATCGAACAAAAGCGCCCAGACATAGCCCTACTAAAAACAATTGGTATGTCGCATACGCACATCCGCTCAATTTTCATTCGAATCGGGCTGAGCATCACCCTTTTTGCATCATCGCTCGGCCTTGCATGCGCGGCTATCGCTGGTTATTGCTTGCAAGCATACCCCTTCATCAAGCTGCCCGACGTATATTTTGTCTCACATCTGCCAGCTCGTATGGACTGTGAAATTTTTGTTGTTGTATTTTTAGCAACATTACTACTCGGTTTCTTGGCAACATGGCTGCCTGCACAACGAGCAACAAAAATTAATGTCACACAGGTGCTTCGCCACGAGTAA
- the ileS gene encoding isoleucine--tRNA ligase yields the protein MLSNVTRGSKNKTYLMARTNAMAEQKKENSFRSTLNLPKTDFSIRANANQKEPDILQHWENQNIFERASDKNRTKSTFILHDGPPYANGHLHLGHALTYILKDIVCKSKRMLGYHAPLVPGWDCHGLPIELKVTAEHDIENKKDSIDPIVFKKYCRDYAKRWIEIQKKELKELGKFADYEHAYRTMDPAYESKILEAFASFVEGGYIEHKGKTVPWCASCQTVLASAEIEYNERKDPSIYVCFTLDSDVAREVFPIVFEKDPAINVSLLVWTTTPWTIPLNRAVVLNPETEYALIQSKEEGQAIVVARNLADSVCAALGIEKVELACADAQVFQGKKVLHPLHDDFYVPVLLDDSVLTSEGTAVLHTAPGCGPEDYQLGLKYGLEIYSPLDGAGRYTNEIKPAALEGMTVPDGQIWVLKTLTERGKLAHKGSIRHSYPHCWRCHNGLIFRATKQWFCDLKKNSLTRRALDAIEGVTFVPEWGKNRLYSFVENRSEWCISRQRQWGVPIPALLCEKCEAPFLEADFVRRVAARVAKNGIEYWDSITPDKMVSEGLLDQSFACPSCANADLTTFKQEKDILDVWFDSGVSSYAVLAQKNNQGLGIPADLYFEGSDQHRGWFQSALLCGVVLYNHAPMRAIATHGFIVDEQKRKMSKSVGNVVAPQDVVDRYSRDILRLWVASSDFSGDIVISEKLLQNVAEMYRKIRNTCRFLLSNLYDFDIAKNATRFENLYALDQYAMVKLYDLSQKVQEAYDEYNYTSVVHLLNNFCTNDLSALYLDIVKDRLYVEHAQSKQRRGAQTVIFHTVDVLTKLMAPILSFLAEEVSDYYQSGKGDSIHLQDFAYIRDIWEDGSNNDPTIPLHTQTQNTFTLSHPIFMRSSWEILEILRDNVLKAIEGKREQGLIKHSLESSVRIFIEPDSHEANMLSYFEKTLADYETLNGLLKDWCIVSQVERPESKEGLEQTGVDWLKVAVEHAQGVKCPRCWKWSTESDQQELCPRCSVIVEAR from the coding sequence ATGCTCTCAAACGTTACTCGAGGCAGTAAAAATAAGACATACTTGATGGCAAGGACCAACGCTATGGCTGAGCAGAAAAAAGAAAATAGTTTTAGATCGACACTTAATTTGCCAAAAACTGATTTTTCAATCAGAGCAAATGCAAATCAAAAAGAACCAGATATCTTGCAGCACTGGGAAAACCAAAATATTTTTGAGCGGGCTTCAGATAAAAACAGAACCAAGTCTACTTTTATTTTGCACGATGGTCCACCCTACGCAAACGGACATCTTCATTTGGGGCATGCGTTAACGTATATTCTTAAAGATATTGTGTGTAAGTCAAAACGCATGTTGGGTTATCATGCGCCACTTGTGCCTGGTTGGGATTGTCATGGTTTACCCATTGAGTTAAAGGTAACTGCTGAGCATGATATTGAAAATAAAAAAGACTCTATTGATCCGATCGTCTTTAAAAAGTATTGTCGTGATTACGCAAAGCGATGGATAGAGATTCAAAAAAAAGAGCTCAAAGAGCTTGGTAAGTTTGCAGATTATGAGCATGCATATCGAACAATGGATCCAGCTTACGAAAGCAAAATTCTTGAAGCATTTGCATCGTTTGTAGAAGGTGGCTATATCGAGCACAAGGGCAAGACGGTTCCGTGGTGCGCATCATGTCAAACTGTGTTGGCATCAGCTGAAATTGAATACAATGAGCGTAAAGATCCATCAATCTATGTTTGCTTTACATTGGACAGTGATGTTGCACGTGAGGTTTTTCCAATTGTTTTTGAAAAAGATCCAGCGATAAATGTTAGCTTGCTTGTTTGGACAACAACGCCCTGGACGATTCCACTTAACCGGGCTGTTGTTTTGAATCCAGAAACAGAATACGCCTTAATACAAAGTAAAGAAGAGGGCCAGGCCATTGTGGTGGCACGTAATCTTGCTGACAGTGTCTGTGCTGCATTGGGAATTGAAAAAGTTGAACTCGCATGTGCGGATGCCCAAGTTTTTCAGGGCAAAAAAGTTTTACATCCGCTCCATGATGATTTTTACGTGCCGGTGTTGCTTGATGATTCAGTTTTAACTTCAGAAGGGACTGCGGTACTTCATACCGCGCCAGGGTGTGGCCCTGAAGACTATCAGCTTGGGCTCAAGTATGGCCTTGAAATCTATTCGCCTCTTGACGGGGCAGGTCGTTACACCAATGAAATTAAGCCTGCAGCACTTGAAGGTATGACTGTTCCCGACGGTCAGATTTGGGTACTTAAAACATTAACTGAGCGAGGCAAGTTAGCGCACAAAGGAAGTATCAGACACTCATATCCCCATTGTTGGCGGTGTCATAACGGGCTTATTTTTCGTGCGACAAAACAATGGTTTTGTGATTTGAAAAAAAATAGCTTAACCCGTCGTGCACTTGATGCAATTGAGGGAGTAACATTTGTGCCAGAATGGGGTAAAAATAGACTTTACTCATTTGTGGAAAATCGTTCTGAATGGTGTATTTCTCGTCAGCGACAATGGGGCGTACCTATTCCAGCGCTGTTGTGTGAAAAGTGTGAAGCGCCATTTTTGGAGGCTGACTTTGTTAGACGTGTTGCTGCACGTGTGGCAAAAAATGGTATCGAGTACTGGGATAGCATAACCCCAGACAAGATGGTAAGTGAAGGCTTGTTGGATCAAAGTTTTGCCTGCCCGTCATGCGCAAATGCCGACCTTACAACATTTAAACAAGAAAAAGATATTCTCGATGTGTGGTTTGACTCTGGTGTGAGTAGCTACGCAGTGCTTGCTCAAAAAAATAATCAAGGACTGGGTATTCCGGCTGACCTTTATTTTGAAGGATCAGATCAACATCGTGGCTGGTTTCAGAGTGCTCTATTGTGTGGTGTTGTTCTTTATAATCATGCACCAATGCGTGCTATTGCTACACACGGTTTTATTGTTGATGAGCAAAAGCGTAAGATGTCAAAATCGGTTGGCAATGTTGTTGCTCCGCAAGATGTTGTTGATCGCTATAGCCGCGATATTTTGCGTTTGTGGGTTGCGAGTTCAGATTTTTCGGGAGATATTGTTATCTCTGAAAAGCTGTTACAAAATGTTGCAGAAATGTATCGAAAAATTCGTAACACTTGTCGCTTCTTACTGTCCAATTTATATGACTTTGATATTGCAAAAAATGCAACAAGGTTTGAAAATCTGTATGCACTTGATCAATATGCAATGGTTAAGCTGTATGATCTAAGCCAAAAAGTTCAAGAAGCTTACGATGAATACAACTATACTTCGGTTGTGCACCTGCTCAATAACTTTTGTACGAATGATCTTAGTGCTTTGTATCTTGATATTGTCAAAGATCGATTATATGTTGAGCATGCTCAAAGCAAGCAACGCCGCGGAGCTCAAACAGTTATTTTTCATACTGTTGATGTTCTTACCAAATTAATGGCTCCTATTTTGTCGTTTCTAGCAGAAGAGGTTTCTGATTACTACCAAAGTGGTAAAGGTGACTCCATTCATCTACAGGACTTTGCCTACATTCGGGACATTTGGGAAGATGGATCAAATAACGATCCGACAATACCTCTTCACACTCAAACGCAAAATACCTTTACACTTTCCCATCCAATTTTTATGCGTAGTAGTTGGGAGATTCTTGAAATTCTGCGAGACAATGTCCTCAAGGCAATCGAGGGCAAGCGAGAGCAAGGTTTGATAAAACATTCACTGGAATCAAGCGTGCGGATTTTTATTGAACCTGATTCTCACGAGGCAAATATGCTTTCATACTTTGAAAAGACGCTGGCAGACTATGAAACCCTCAATGGGCTGCTTAAAGATTGGTGTATTGTCTCTCAGGTTGAGCGCCCTGAGAGTAAAGAAGGTCTTGAACAGACTGGTGTTGACTGGCTGAAAGTAGCGGTTGAACACGCACAAGGTGTTAAGTGTCCACGTTGTTGGAAGTGGTCAACTGAAAGCGATCAGCAGGAGCTATGTCCTCGTTGCAGTGTGATTGTTGAAGCACGATAA
- a CDS encoding RpiB/LacA/LacB family sugar-phosphate isomerase — MKISIGADHRGYELKQHLITYFSAYSWIDQGATSEQRSDYPVFAKRVCNDLLQGKAEQGVLLCGSGVGISIAANRHKKIYAALCWSADIARLAREDDGANVLVLPADFITPEQAVEIFQQWHNASFKQGIYQKRLDMIDLDL; from the coding sequence ATGAAGATTTCTATTGGAGCTGATCATCGGGGGTATGAGCTTAAACAACACTTAATAACCTATTTTTCTGCCTATTCTTGGATAGACCAAGGTGCCACTTCTGAGCAACGCTCAGATTATCCGGTTTTTGCAAAGCGTGTATGCAATGATCTTTTGCAGGGTAAGGCAGAGCAGGGTGTGTTGCTATGTGGTTCTGGTGTTGGGATTTCCATAGCTGCTAACCGGCATAAGAAGATATATGCAGCACTTTGTTGGAGTGCGGACATTGCCCGATTAGCTCGCGAAGATGATGGGGCGAATGTGTTGGTGCTGCCCGCAGATTTTATTACCCCTGAGCAGGCGGTAGAGATCTTTCAGCAATGGCATAATGCTTCATTTAAGCAGGGGATCTATCAAAAAAGACTTGATATGATCGATTTGGACCTTTAA
- the dnaN gene encoding DNA polymerase III subunit beta, translating into MSGQFTVNPKELLSLLSAMQPICNKRTTLDVTETILFHVAPRELTLKATDLEVSLQSTMPIESDLDGTTSFLISGRRIFEVVKELDEPITLHLHDTSLKLVSGSVELVLNIKDAQQFPPFPERIENLMELDGQFLLTLLNKVAFLIPSNNANPALNGLLFEVGPQHLAMVATDGHCLARITTAKYTLEEEKNWLMPKRAIVELKKILESGDDSQAVFLGTCGNQVVFSGKNFNFFTKLISEKFPTYQAVLDREGFMPARLSKDAFLRTLKRTSCLLAGQFVSTNFTFDKGAVHVNLHNKDVGRLEESLTLEEYDGDAIESRFYSPYLLNGLQVFPDQQVAFHIKNNIKPIIFDTKTEEYDMTYLVMPVSLSQTGQEQ; encoded by the coding sequence ATGAGTGGACAGTTTACCGTCAATCCAAAAGAATTACTCAGTCTTTTAAGCGCGATGCAGCCAATTTGCAACAAGCGCACGACACTTGATGTAACCGAGACAATTTTATTTCATGTTGCTCCTCGCGAATTAACATTGAAAGCAACCGACCTTGAAGTAAGTTTGCAATCAACAATGCCTATTGAAAGCGACCTGGATGGCACAACAAGCTTTCTTATTTCTGGACGCCGCATTTTTGAAGTCGTCAAGGAACTGGACGAGCCGATTACGCTTCATCTACATGACACCAGCTTGAAGCTTGTCTCAGGCAGCGTTGAGCTTGTTCTCAATATTAAAGACGCGCAACAATTTCCACCATTTCCAGAACGCATAGAAAATTTAATGGAACTTGACGGACAGTTTTTACTCACACTGCTTAACAAAGTTGCATTTCTTATACCAAGCAATAACGCAAATCCAGCGCTTAACGGTTTGTTGTTTGAGGTTGGGCCGCAACATCTTGCAATGGTCGCCACTGACGGACACTGCCTTGCACGCATCACAACGGCAAAATACACACTTGAAGAAGAAAAAAACTGGCTTATGCCTAAGCGTGCCATCGTTGAACTTAAAAAAATTCTTGAAAGTGGTGATGACAGTCAAGCAGTGTTTTTGGGAACCTGTGGCAACCAAGTAGTATTTTCCGGCAAAAACTTCAATTTTTTCACCAAACTTATTTCTGAAAAATTCCCTACTTACCAAGCAGTGCTTGACCGCGAAGGCTTTATGCCTGCGCGTCTAAGCAAAGACGCTTTCCTGCGCACACTCAAGCGTACAAGCTGTCTGCTCGCAGGCCAATTTGTCTCAACCAACTTTACCTTTGACAAAGGCGCAGTCCACGTTAATTTGCACAACAAAGATGTTGGTCGCTTGGAGGAGTCGCTCACACTGGAAGAGTACGATGGTGACGCTATTGAAAGCCGCTTTTATTCACCGTACCTGCTTAATGGCCTCCAGGTTTTCCCGGACCAGCAGGTAGCATTTCACATCAAAAATAATATTAAGCCAATTATTTTTGACACAAAAACTGAAGAATACGACATGACGTACTTGGTTATGCCGGTCTCACTCAGTCAAACAGGCCAAGAACAATAG
- the rplI gene encoding 50S ribosomal protein L9 — MKVYMLKDVEKVGMSGQIINVSDGYANNFLLPRKFALEVTGKNMSFLESKQQQVRVTAEAIASKAGMLAERIKTMHLTIKERVHDDGKLYGSVGADEIVQLLKDKDITVNRKQIEFEKSVRSVGEHKVIVRLSSKLRPAFTLKVVAKEGE, encoded by the coding sequence ATGAAAGTTTATATGCTCAAAGATGTTGAAAAAGTTGGTATGTCAGGACAAATTATCAATGTCTCTGACGGCTATGCAAATAATTTTTTGCTACCACGCAAGTTTGCTTTGGAAGTGACAGGCAAAAATATGTCATTTTTAGAAAGTAAGCAACAACAGGTACGAGTAACCGCAGAAGCAATTGCGTCAAAGGCTGGTATGCTTGCAGAACGTATTAAAACTATGCACTTGACCATTAAAGAACGTGTACACGATGACGGTAAATTGTACGGGTCGGTTGGCGCCGATGAGATTGTGCAACTCCTCAAAGATAAGGACATTACGGTCAACAGAAAGCAGATCGAATTTGAAAAGTCTGTTCGTTCGGTTGGTGAACATAAGGTCATTGTGCGTCTTTCATCAAAATTAAGACCAGCTTTCACCCTTAAAGTAGTAGCAAAAGAAGGCGAATAA